In Seriola aureovittata isolate HTS-2021-v1 ecotype China chromosome 24, ASM2101889v1, whole genome shotgun sequence, the following proteins share a genomic window:
- the LOC130165583 gene encoding transmembrane protein 237B-like isoform X1 yields the protein MDTGGSKKMRPRELPPLPQRGQRTLPTMLSQDAVAPKQKKKRVRKEANGVDDMDDQGVEMGGLGSRRTSEVGEQLSLEPATEAPPQRRRKKKKAATIDLEDDQADLVNGDAVDQTTDGEEVVRKPKKKKKSRVVESQLPDELDVEEDDIITDTPPAIPQHSLFSAPQGQSQPVGKVFVERNKRFQAAERSDWRKTSDQMDNMTDLQHMQPLWTTRDVSIRVHECFRVFGLYCHGFLAGYAVWNIVVVYMLAGQHLTALSNLLEQYHSLAYPSQSLLYMLLAVSTVAAFDRVNLAKGSMALQEFITLDPVALASFCESTLYLFVLDEVQVLPLNTHYTLFVYYLQSVVYFSALVLCLSQQMTSDRINLYPSFNTTLWPPGSEHQILHPWVTVNLVVALLVGLAWIFIATRPETDYTEGYLMAMEIEPPKPEDKSEMTA from the exons ATGGATACAGGAGGCTCAAAG aaAATGCGACCCAGGGAGCTCCCGCCTCTTCCACAG CGCGGGCAGCGAACACTTCCTACAATGCTGAG TCAGGACGCAGTTG caccaaaacagaagaagaagagggtgaGAAAGGAGGCAAATGGAGTTGATGATATGGATG ATCAGGGGGTGGAGATGGGAGGCCTGGGCAGCAGGAGGACGTCTGAGGTCGGAGAGCAACTTTCTCTTGAACCCGCAACTGAAGCACCCccccagaggaggaggaagaaaaagaaagctgcCACTATAG ATCTTGAAGATGACCAGGCTGATCTGGTGAATGGAGATGCAGTGGATCAGACCACCGATGGAGAAGAAGTGGTACGAAaacccaaaaagaaaaa GAAGTCAAGAGTCGTTGAATCACAGCTTCCCGATGAGTTGGACGTGGAGGAGGATGATATTATCACAGACACCCCTCCTGCCATCCCCCAGCATTCCCTGTTCTCGGCCCCGCAGGGTCAGAGCCAGCCGGTTGGGAAGGTCTTTGTGGAGAGGAACA AACGTTTCCAGGCAGCGGAGCGCTCAGACTGGAGGAAGACCAGTGACCAGATGGATAACATGACGGACCTCCAGCACATGCAGCCGCTCTGGACCACCAGAGACGTTTCTATCAGAGTGCACGAATGCTTCAG GGTGTTCGGTCTTTACTGTCACGGCTTCCTGGCGGGCTATGCTGTGTGGAACATCGTTGTGGTGTACATGTTGGCCGGGCAACACCTAACCGCTCTGTCCAACCTGCTGGAGCAGTACCACAGCCTGGCTTACCCCTCCCAGTCTCTGCTCTACATGCTGCTGGCCGTCAGCACCGTGGCCGCCTTCGACCG AGTGAATCTGGCCAAAGGCTCCATGGCTCTGCAGGAGTTCATCACACTGGACCCCGTCGCACTCGCCTCATTCTGTGAGTCCACGCTGTATTTATTCGTTTTAGATGAAGTACAAGTCCttcctttaaacacacactataCACTCTTTGTTTATTATCTCCAATCCGTAGTGTATTTCTCAGCGCTGGTCCTCTGTTTGAGCCAGCAGATGACCAGCGATCGAATCAACCTGTACCCGTCCTTCAACACCACGCTATG GCCACCAGGGTCAGAGCACCAGATTCTCCACCCGTGGGTGACGGTCAACCTGGTGGTGGCGCTGCTTGTTGGCCTTGCCTGGATCTTCATCGCCACCAGACCTGAGACCGACTACACTGAAG gTTATCTGATGGCCATGGAGATTGAGCCGCCAAAACCAGAGGACAAATCAGAAATGACCGCCTGA
- the LOC130165583 gene encoding transmembrane protein 237B-like isoform X2, producing the protein MDTGGSKKMRPRELPPLPQRGQRTLPTMLSQDAVAPKQKKKRVRKEANGVDDMDDQGVEMGGLGSRRTSEVGEQLSLEPATEAPPQRRRKKKKAATIDLEDDQADLVNGDAVDQTTDGEEVVRKPKKKKKSRVVESQLPDELDVEEDDIITDTPPAIPQHSLFSAPQGQSQPVGKVFVERNKRFQAAERSDWRKTSDQMDNMTDLQHMQPLWTTRDVSIRVHECFRVFGLYCHGFLAGYAVWNIVVVYMLAGQHLTALSNLLEQYHSLAYPSQSLLYMLLAVSTVAAFDRVNLAKGSMALQEFITLDPVALASFLYFSALVLCLSQQMTSDRINLYPSFNTTLWPPGSEHQILHPWVTVNLVVALLVGLAWIFIATRPETDYTEGYLMAMEIEPPKPEDKSEMTA; encoded by the exons ATGGATACAGGAGGCTCAAAG aaAATGCGACCCAGGGAGCTCCCGCCTCTTCCACAG CGCGGGCAGCGAACACTTCCTACAATGCTGAG TCAGGACGCAGTTG caccaaaacagaagaagaagagggtgaGAAAGGAGGCAAATGGAGTTGATGATATGGATG ATCAGGGGGTGGAGATGGGAGGCCTGGGCAGCAGGAGGACGTCTGAGGTCGGAGAGCAACTTTCTCTTGAACCCGCAACTGAAGCACCCccccagaggaggaggaagaaaaagaaagctgcCACTATAG ATCTTGAAGATGACCAGGCTGATCTGGTGAATGGAGATGCAGTGGATCAGACCACCGATGGAGAAGAAGTGGTACGAAaacccaaaaagaaaaa GAAGTCAAGAGTCGTTGAATCACAGCTTCCCGATGAGTTGGACGTGGAGGAGGATGATATTATCACAGACACCCCTCCTGCCATCCCCCAGCATTCCCTGTTCTCGGCCCCGCAGGGTCAGAGCCAGCCGGTTGGGAAGGTCTTTGTGGAGAGGAACA AACGTTTCCAGGCAGCGGAGCGCTCAGACTGGAGGAAGACCAGTGACCAGATGGATAACATGACGGACCTCCAGCACATGCAGCCGCTCTGGACCACCAGAGACGTTTCTATCAGAGTGCACGAATGCTTCAG GGTGTTCGGTCTTTACTGTCACGGCTTCCTGGCGGGCTATGCTGTGTGGAACATCGTTGTGGTGTACATGTTGGCCGGGCAACACCTAACCGCTCTGTCCAACCTGCTGGAGCAGTACCACAGCCTGGCTTACCCCTCCCAGTCTCTGCTCTACATGCTGCTGGCCGTCAGCACCGTGGCCGCCTTCGACCG AGTGAATCTGGCCAAAGGCTCCATGGCTCTGCAGGAGTTCATCACACTGGACCCCGTCGCACTCGCCTCATTCT TGTATTTCTCAGCGCTGGTCCTCTGTTTGAGCCAGCAGATGACCAGCGATCGAATCAACCTGTACCCGTCCTTCAACACCACGCTATG GCCACCAGGGTCAGAGCACCAGATTCTCCACCCGTGGGTGACGGTCAACCTGGTGGTGGCGCTGCTTGTTGGCCTTGCCTGGATCTTCATCGCCACCAGACCTGAGACCGACTACACTGAAG gTTATCTGATGGCCATGGAGATTGAGCCGCCAAAACCAGAGGACAAATCAGAAATGACCGCCTGA
- the LOC130165320 gene encoding cytochrome P450 20A1: protein MLDFAIFAVTFVIILVGAVLYLYPSSRRASGIPGLNPTDEKDGNLQDIVNRGSLHEFLVSLHQEFGSVASFWFGGRPVVSLGSVDQLQQHINPNRTTDSFETMLKSLLGYQSGMGGGANETMIRKKVYESAINNTLKNNFPLVLKVVEELVGKWKSFPDAQHTPLCAHLLGLAMKTVTQLALGERFKDDTEVISFRKNHDAIWSEIGKGYLDGSLEKSSSRKGHYEKALSEMESVLLSVAKERKAQRKQTVFVDTLLQSSLTERQIMEDCMVFTLAGCVITANLCIWALDFLSTSEEVQDKLYQELEDVLGSDPVSLDKIPQLRYCQQVLNETVRTAKLTPVAARLQEVEGKVDQHVIPKETLVIYALGVVLQDSDTWSTPYRFDPDRFEEESARKSFCLLGFSGNQTCPELRFAYTVATVLLSTLVRQLKLHKLKGQVMEVRSELVSTPKDETWITVSRRS, encoded by the exons ATGCTGGACTTTGCCATCTTTGCTGTCACGTTTGTCATCATTTTAGTCGGCGCCGTTCTCTACTTGTACCCG TCATCTAGAAGGGCCTCTGGCATCCCAGGTCTCAACCCTACAGATGAGAA GGATGGGAACCTGCAGGACATTGTGAACAGAGGCAGTCTGCACGAGTTCCTCGTCAGTCTGCATCAGGAGTTTGGGTCCGTGGCTTCGTTCTGGTTCGGCGGTCGGCCGGTGGTCAGCCTGGGCTCTGTTGACCAGCTACAGCAACACATCAACCCCAACCGCACCA CTGACTCCTTTGAGACGATGCTGAAGTCGTTGCTAGGTTACCAGTCTGGGATGGGAGGCGGGGCCAATGAGACCATGATACGGAAGAAAGTGTATGAGAGTGCCATCAACAACACGCTAAAGAACAACTTCCCTCTTGTGCTCAAG GTGGTGGAGGAGCTGGTTGGAAAATGGAAGTCATTCCCGGATGCTCAGCACACCCCTCTGTGTGCCCACCTGCTGGGTCTGGCCATGAAGACCGTCACCCAGCTGGCTCTGGGTGAGCGCTTCAAAGACGACACGGAGGTCATTTCCTTCCGCAAGAACCACGATGCG ATCTGGTCAGAAATTGGGAAAGGCTACTTGGACGGCTCGCTGGAGAAGAGCTCCAGCAGAAAAGGACATTATGAGAAGG CTCTGTCAGAGATggagtctgtgctgctgtcgGTGGCGAAGGAGAGAAAAGCTCAGAGGAAGCAGACAGTGTTTGTCGACACTTTGCTTCAGTCCAGCCTCACAGAGCGACAG aTTATGGAGGACTGCATGGTTTTCACATTGGCCGGATGCGTCATCACTGCCAACT TGTGTATCTGGGCACTCGACTTCCTGTCCACCTCGGAGGAAGTCCAGGACAAGTTGTACCAGGAGCTGGAGGACGTTTTGGGTTCAGATCCAGTTTCCCTGGACAAGATCCCTCAGCTCAG ATACTGCCAGCAGGTCCTCAACGAGACGGTGAGGACTGCCAAGCTGACCCCTGTCGCGGCTCGGCTTCAGGAAGTGGAGGGCAAAGTCGATCAACACGTCATCCCCAAAGAG ACCTTGGTGATCTACGCTTTGGGAGTGGTCCTGCAAGACTCTGACACCTGGAGCACCCCGTACAG GTTTGACCCAGATCGATTTGAGGAGGAATCAGCCAGGAAGAGTTTCTGTCTGCTCGGCTTCTCGGGGAATCAAACGTGCCCAGAGCTCAG GTTCGCCTACACTGTGGCTACTGTCCTGCTCAGCACGTTGGTGCGGCAGCTGAAGCTCCACAAGTTAAAAGGACAAGTCATGGAGGTCAGATCTGAGCTGGTGTCCACGCCTAAGGATGAGACCTGGATCACTGTCAGCAGAAGAAGCTAG